aattcacgaactaaacacgcactcACTGGTCGCTGGTCGCTGCAGCCTGGAATCCGCGTGAGGTGGCGCAGGCATGCATGTGACCTGGGCCGTGCTCTGCAGCTGCGAGCTTCCTTCTACCAGCTCGGTCAGTGTCAGTCTCACTCCCTGTGCATGCCTCCCTATAAATCCTACTAGCGCGAGTTGTTGAGACGAGCAGTGAGGGGCCTCGTGAGGGCGCTGGGTCCTGTCCTGTGCACACTCACGCAGCCGCGGGAAGCAAGTAGTGGTGGTGGAAAAGGAAGCTGAGGGAGGGCAGGCCGGCCGgcgccggccaccgcgccacgcCATGGACTGGTACGCATGGCTGTCGCGAACGGGGCTGGCGCCGTCACTGACGTACGAGTACGGGCGCCTCTTCAGCCGGAACGAGCTGGAGCCCGGGGACGCGGCCCACTTCGACCACGACCTGCTCAAGAGCATGGGCATCGCCGTCGCCAAGCACCGCCTCGAGATCCTCAAGCTGGCCAAGAAGCAGGCCGGGGACGGCGCGGAGGCTGCGGGGGCGGGctcctcgtcggcggcctcgCGGCTCGCGCGCAGGGCCACCAGGTGCCTGTCCCGGTGCGTGCGCCGGctggccggaggaggaggaggaggaggaggcggcgggagGAGGAGGGGCGGCGCGTCGTCGGTCACCGTCGTCCCGAGGATCTGCAGCGGCGACGACGCCGTCCGCGTCGGCGCCGTGCAGCGGAAGAGCACTGATGGCGGCAGCGCCACCAAGAAGATGGTGCTCATGA
The nucleotide sequence above comes from Miscanthus floridulus cultivar M001 chromosome 18, ASM1932011v1, whole genome shotgun sequence. Encoded proteins:
- the LOC136521905 gene encoding uncharacterized protein, producing MDWYAWLSRTGLAPSLTYEYGRLFSRNELEPGDAAHFDHDLLKSMGIAVAKHRLEILKLAKKQAGDGAEAAGAGSSSAASRLARRATRCLSRCVRRLAGGGGGGGGGGRRRGGASSVTVVPRICSGDDAVRVGAVQRKSTDGGSATKKMVLMITDGVVAGAGGLRGGGGGGARLSASSQKASLMFHDCYHDDDEEHEEGEEDEDEDEDGGAGDDDDIKWDSMFQDLKPT